The Watersipora subatra chromosome 1, tzWatSuba1.1, whole genome shotgun sequence genome has a window encoding:
- the LOC137385976 gene encoding prosaposin-like isoform X2, with product MMKVTLMVIAALAAQAYGFGLRRFGSEKCTYGPAYWCDSLDNAKECSATSHCIRTTWATAKPGNGWMDSSACTFCKDMVADLHKFVANNDTKETILKYLEEACSYMPDEFSHTECDKIGTHYLDQVLAMIEAAIDPDTICSLIGICNSETSQDLPVRAPNQFVSTSSSDGALCDVCTEVESYVKGEVDSKANQDAVKTFLNTQCQRLGQDLAPECEQLADMIMEALINFVDNSLNKQLCELMHMCTSSTDVLASVKAAFLSSLTETHLKAHVTGIASRIRADECTICEEVFNYLHLFINNNETEAEVESLLENDICSQFGELSSECKELVEEYFPQIWKELMSVLDPKTICADLGLCTSSPSEVISSEPTPIGGDIPVVCVLCEYVMEKLVDELVTNATEADIEEALSKVCSLLPSSIRDECDKFVEKYTAEIVNLLTHDVSPKQICALLSLCATPKPQLRSTQCLMCEMALAYVKTDLEKNATQQQVFALLDKLCAELPSDLAPQCEGMVQQFGPNIMKILSDDINAQQLCTDIGMCTSAQKGKADGLVHLYNSRVQLNV from the exons ATGATGAAGGTGACGTTGATGGTGATAGCAGCACTTGCAGCGCAAGCTTACG GGTTTGGGCTGAGACGATTCGGTTCAGAGAAATGCACATACGGGCCAGCCTACTGGTGCGATAGCCTTGACAATGCTAAAGAGTGCTCTGCCACGAGCCATTGCATCCGCACAACATGGGCCACGGCCAAGCCGGGTAAT GGTTGGATGGACAGCTCAGCTTGTACTTTCTGCAAGGATATGGTTGCTGATTTGCATAAGTTTGTTGCAAACAACGACACAAAG GAAACAATACTGAAGTACCTCGAGGAAGCCTGCTCTTACATGCCTGATGAGTTCTCACACACTGAG TGTGACAAGATTGGTACCCATTACCTTGATCAAGTCTTGGCTATGATTGAGGCAGCCATTGACCCTGATACGATTTGTAGTCTTATTGGTATATGTAACTCGGAGACTAGCCAAGATCTGCCTGTGAGAGCCCCAAACCAG TTTGTCTCCACGTCATCTTCTGATGGAGCTCTATGTGATGTCTGCACAGAAGTGGAGTCGTATGTGAAGGGTGAAGTTGACAGCAAGGCCAACCAG GATGCCGTGAAGACCTTCCTGAACACCCAGTGTCAGAGGCTCGGACAGGATCTCGCCCCCGAGTGTGAACAGTTGGCTGACATGATCATGGAGGCCCTTATTAACTTTGTTGATAATAGCCTGAATAAACAGCTATGTGAGCTGATGCATATGTGTACTTCCTCTACCGATGTCTTAGCTTCAGTCAAGGCAGCCTTCCTTTCGAGTCTCACTGAAACGCACCTCAAGGCGCATGTCACCGGG ATTGCTTCAAGGATCAGGGCGGATGAGTGCACCATCTGTGAAGAGGTGTTCAACTACCTCCATCTTttcataaataataatgaaactGAGGCTGAGGTGGAGTCTCTGCTTGAGAATGATATCTGCAGCCAATTTGGAGAGCTTTCTAGTGAG TGCAAGGAGCTAGTAGAGGAATATTTCCCACAGATTTGGAAAGAGCTAATGAGTGTCTTG GATCCAAAGACCATTTGCGCTGACCTCGGTCTCTGCACGTCTTCCCCTAGTGAGGTTATCTCAAGTGAGCCTACTCCCATTGGAGGTGACATTCCGGTTGTTTGTGTACTTTGTGAGTACGTCATGGAGAAGCTGGTGGATGAGCTTGTTACAAATGCTACGGAG GCTGACATAGAGGAAGCGCTGAGCAAGGTCTGTAGCCTGCTGCCCTCGAGCATTCGAGATGAGTGTGACAAGTTTGTGGAGAAGTATACAGCTGAAATAGTCAACCTCCTTACTCATGATGTTAGCCCGAAGCAGATCTGCGCCCTCCTCAGCCTTTGTGCAACCCCCAAGCCTCAAT TGAGAAGCACACAATGTTTGATGTGTGAAATGGCTTTGGCATATGTTAAGACTGATCTTGAGAAGAATGCCACCCAGCAGCAGGTTTTTGCACTTCTTGACAAACTCTGTGCCGAACTCCCATCTGATCTTGCACCCCAG TGTGAAGGCATGGTACAGCAGTTTGGGCCAAACATAATGAAGATCCTGTCGGATGATATAAATGCTCAGCAACTCTGTACG GATATTGGTATGTGCACCAGTGCGCAGAAGGGCAAAGCTGATGGCCTCGTACATCTCTACAATTCCCGTGTACAGTTGAATGTGTAG
- the LOC137385976 gene encoding prosaposin-like isoform X1 codes for MFRSGVMMKVTLMVIAALAAQAYGFGLRRFGSEKCTYGPAYWCDSLDNAKECSATSHCIRTTWATAKPGNGWMDSSACTFCKDMVADLHKFVANNDTKETILKYLEEACSYMPDEFSHTECDKIGTHYLDQVLAMIEAAIDPDTICSLIGICNSETSQDLPVRAPNQFVSTSSSDGALCDVCTEVESYVKGEVDSKANQDAVKTFLNTQCQRLGQDLAPECEQLADMIMEALINFVDNSLNKQLCELMHMCTSSTDVLASVKAAFLSSLTETHLKAHVTGIASRIRADECTICEEVFNYLHLFINNNETEAEVESLLENDICSQFGELSSECKELVEEYFPQIWKELMSVLDPKTICADLGLCTSSPSEVISSEPTPIGGDIPVVCVLCEYVMEKLVDELVTNATEADIEEALSKVCSLLPSSIRDECDKFVEKYTAEIVNLLTHDVSPKQICALLSLCATPKPQLRSTQCLMCEMALAYVKTDLEKNATQQQVFALLDKLCAELPSDLAPQCEGMVQQFGPNIMKILSDDINAQQLCTDIGMCTSAQKGKADGLVHLYNSRVQLNV; via the exons atg TTTCGCTCAGGCGTGATGATGAAGGTGACGTTGATGGTGATAGCAGCACTTGCAGCGCAAGCTTACG GGTTTGGGCTGAGACGATTCGGTTCAGAGAAATGCACATACGGGCCAGCCTACTGGTGCGATAGCCTTGACAATGCTAAAGAGTGCTCTGCCACGAGCCATTGCATCCGCACAACATGGGCCACGGCCAAGCCGGGTAAT GGTTGGATGGACAGCTCAGCTTGTACTTTCTGCAAGGATATGGTTGCTGATTTGCATAAGTTTGTTGCAAACAACGACACAAAG GAAACAATACTGAAGTACCTCGAGGAAGCCTGCTCTTACATGCCTGATGAGTTCTCACACACTGAG TGTGACAAGATTGGTACCCATTACCTTGATCAAGTCTTGGCTATGATTGAGGCAGCCATTGACCCTGATACGATTTGTAGTCTTATTGGTATATGTAACTCGGAGACTAGCCAAGATCTGCCTGTGAGAGCCCCAAACCAG TTTGTCTCCACGTCATCTTCTGATGGAGCTCTATGTGATGTCTGCACAGAAGTGGAGTCGTATGTGAAGGGTGAAGTTGACAGCAAGGCCAACCAG GATGCCGTGAAGACCTTCCTGAACACCCAGTGTCAGAGGCTCGGACAGGATCTCGCCCCCGAGTGTGAACAGTTGGCTGACATGATCATGGAGGCCCTTATTAACTTTGTTGATAATAGCCTGAATAAACAGCTATGTGAGCTGATGCATATGTGTACTTCCTCTACCGATGTCTTAGCTTCAGTCAAGGCAGCCTTCCTTTCGAGTCTCACTGAAACGCACCTCAAGGCGCATGTCACCGGG ATTGCTTCAAGGATCAGGGCGGATGAGTGCACCATCTGTGAAGAGGTGTTCAACTACCTCCATCTTttcataaataataatgaaactGAGGCTGAGGTGGAGTCTCTGCTTGAGAATGATATCTGCAGCCAATTTGGAGAGCTTTCTAGTGAG TGCAAGGAGCTAGTAGAGGAATATTTCCCACAGATTTGGAAAGAGCTAATGAGTGTCTTG GATCCAAAGACCATTTGCGCTGACCTCGGTCTCTGCACGTCTTCCCCTAGTGAGGTTATCTCAAGTGAGCCTACTCCCATTGGAGGTGACATTCCGGTTGTTTGTGTACTTTGTGAGTACGTCATGGAGAAGCTGGTGGATGAGCTTGTTACAAATGCTACGGAG GCTGACATAGAGGAAGCGCTGAGCAAGGTCTGTAGCCTGCTGCCCTCGAGCATTCGAGATGAGTGTGACAAGTTTGTGGAGAAGTATACAGCTGAAATAGTCAACCTCCTTACTCATGATGTTAGCCCGAAGCAGATCTGCGCCCTCCTCAGCCTTTGTGCAACCCCCAAGCCTCAAT TGAGAAGCACACAATGTTTGATGTGTGAAATGGCTTTGGCATATGTTAAGACTGATCTTGAGAAGAATGCCACCCAGCAGCAGGTTTTTGCACTTCTTGACAAACTCTGTGCCGAACTCCCATCTGATCTTGCACCCCAG TGTGAAGGCATGGTACAGCAGTTTGGGCCAAACATAATGAAGATCCTGTCGGATGATATAAATGCTCAGCAACTCTGTACG GATATTGGTATGTGCACCAGTGCGCAGAAGGGCAAAGCTGATGGCCTCGTACATCTCTACAATTCCCGTGTACAGTTGAATGTGTAG
- the LOC137385977 gene encoding cilia- and flagella-associated protein 95-like isoform X2 gives MAYPDFRERPGTLTMRGDHMNYSRVVLNSNWHQARESEPKDYEISTAPVRNLKRATYDRLASITDGGFPKTTYQDHCDQHKLADDWSEKEYRKGMVNTGTFHHLSLDNRDTGKPEKGFGSTLPHHHSDHDRFRGRTTYIHDFQVPYPYVPAEEDDPSVECDNDASRTLANKKCHSQFTDTVDYRRPGRNTWQDESGVYANSMNKLSQTKSTRDLLIPKSS, from the exons ATGGCTTACCCCGACTTCCGCGAACGACCAGGAACTCTTACCATGAGGGGTGATCATATGAACTATTCAAGAGTGGTTCTAAACTCGAACTG GCATCAAGCGAGAGAATCAGAGCCAAAAGATTATGAAATAAGTACTGCACCAGTGCGCAATCTCAAAAGAGCCACCTATGACCGTTTAGCTAGCATCACAGATGGC GGTTTTCCCAAGACCACATATCAGGATCATTGCGACCAGCACAAGCTTGCTGATGATTGGTCGGAAAAGGAGTACAGGAAAGGGATGGTGAACACTGGTACCTTTCATCATTTGTCTCTTGATAACAG AGATACAGGGAAGCCTGAGAAAGGCTTTGGTTCGACATTGCCTCACCATCACTCTGACCATGACAGATTTAGAGGAAGGACAACTTACATACATGACTTTCAAGTTCCCTACCCGTATGTTCCAGCTGAGGAGGATGACCCAAGT GTGGAGTGCGACAATGATGCGTCTCGTACTTTGGCCAATAAGAAATGCCACTCTCAGTTTACCGACACCGTAGACTACAGACGGCCCGGTAGGAACACCTGGCAAGACGAGAGCGGAGTATACGCTAACAGCATGAACAAACTTTCCCAGACTAAATCAACCCGCGATCTATTGATACCAAAATCAAGCTAG
- the LOC137385977 gene encoding cilia- and flagella-associated protein 95-like isoform X1 has product MAYPDFRERPGTLTMRGDHMNYSRVVLNSNWHQARESEPKDYEISTAPVRNLKRATYDRLASITDGVSTGFPKTTYQDHCDQHKLADDWSEKEYRKGMVNTGTFHHLSLDNRDTGKPEKGFGSTLPHHHSDHDRFRGRTTYIHDFQVPYPYVPAEEDDPSVECDNDASRTLANKKCHSQFTDTVDYRRPGRNTWQDESGVYANSMNKLSQTKSTRDLLIPKSS; this is encoded by the exons ATGGCTTACCCCGACTTCCGCGAACGACCAGGAACTCTTACCATGAGGGGTGATCATATGAACTATTCAAGAGTGGTTCTAAACTCGAACTG GCATCAAGCGAGAGAATCAGAGCCAAAAGATTATGAAATAAGTACTGCACCAGTGCGCAATCTCAAAAGAGCCACCTATGACCGTTTAGCTAGCATCACAGATGGCGTAAGTACT GGTTTTCCCAAGACCACATATCAGGATCATTGCGACCAGCACAAGCTTGCTGATGATTGGTCGGAAAAGGAGTACAGGAAAGGGATGGTGAACACTGGTACCTTTCATCATTTGTCTCTTGATAACAG AGATACAGGGAAGCCTGAGAAAGGCTTTGGTTCGACATTGCCTCACCATCACTCTGACCATGACAGATTTAGAGGAAGGACAACTTACATACATGACTTTCAAGTTCCCTACCCGTATGTTCCAGCTGAGGAGGATGACCCAAGT GTGGAGTGCGACAATGATGCGTCTCGTACTTTGGCCAATAAGAAATGCCACTCTCAGTTTACCGACACCGTAGACTACAGACGGCCCGGTAGGAACACCTGGCAAGACGAGAGCGGAGTATACGCTAACAGCATGAACAAACTTTCCCAGACTAAATCAACCCGCGATCTATTGATACCAAAATCAAGCTAG